The following are from one region of the Pseudomonas putida genome:
- a CDS encoding helix-turn-helix transcriptional regulator produces MLKPQRELLVEVDQWTWEVGSRATDYPSDWFIEPHSHAKHQLIYAIKGLMIVESGNERWTVPPSRGVWMPCGQVHAIRCVGDVKMRSVFVRSDAAVQLPLQSKAISISPLLSELIKASVGFSAPFADDSREARVMRLILDEICVLPTLPLKLSQPGDKRLQAICSALHERPDDKATVADWGQQLGVDEKTIQRLFRKETGMTFGQWRQQARLMQALERIATGERIIDVAGTLGYDSPSAFASMFKRQFGITPSQFFK; encoded by the coding sequence ATGCTGAAGCCGCAGCGTGAATTGCTGGTGGAGGTCGATCAATGGACCTGGGAAGTGGGCAGCCGTGCGACGGACTACCCGAGCGACTGGTTCATCGAGCCTCACAGCCATGCCAAGCATCAACTGATCTATGCCATCAAAGGCCTGATGATCGTCGAGTCCGGCAACGAACGCTGGACCGTGCCCCCCAGCCGCGGCGTCTGGATGCCCTGCGGCCAGGTGCACGCGATCCGCTGCGTGGGCGATGTAAAGATGCGCAGCGTGTTCGTGCGCAGCGACGCGGCAGTGCAGCTGCCACTGCAAAGCAAGGCCATCAGCATCTCGCCGCTGCTCAGCGAACTGATCAAGGCCTCCGTAGGCTTTAGCGCACCGTTTGCCGACGACTCGCGGGAAGCCCGAGTGATGCGCCTGATCCTCGATGAGATCTGCGTGCTGCCGACCTTGCCGCTGAAGCTGTCGCAGCCCGGTGACAAGCGCCTGCAGGCGATCTGTTCGGCATTGCACGAGCGACCTGACGATAAAGCCACCGTGGCCGACTGGGGCCAGCAGCTGGGGGTGGACGAAAAGACCATCCAGCGCCTGTTTCGCAAGGAAACCGGCATGACCTTCGGCCAGTGGCGCCAACAGGCGCGGCTGATGCAGGCATTGGAGCGGATCGCCACGGGCGAGCGGATCATCGATGTGGCGGGGACGCTGGGGTATGACAGCCCTAGCGCCTTCGCCAGCATGTTCAAGCGCCAGTTCGGCATCACGCCGAGTCAGTTCTTCAAATAG
- a CDS encoding M14-type cytosolic carboxypeptidase, giving the protein MSVTLSPLQIDCDFDSGNIQVLDASNPARVHLAIRPDTHSGHYQWFHFKVSGLTPGQVHRFSLDNASGSSYKNAWSGYNAVASYDQQTWFRVPSQFDGTALSFEVKAEQPHIWFAYFEPYPRARHNQLIERAQQLPGVELLASGRSVQGRDIPLLRAGDGAAGKRKLWLIAQQHPGEHMAEWFMEGVIDRLQANDAVIRQLLAKADLYLIPNMNPDGAFLGHLRTNFKGKDLNRAWQDASVEFSPEVFFAQAQMKQYGVDAFIDVHGDEEIPHVFTAACEGNPGYTPRLAKLEEQFRSTLCSLTRDFQTVHGYTRDEPGQANTTLACNAVGMAHDCLSLTLEMPFKDHDDAPDAVTGWSGARSKALAGAVLETLARMVGDLR; this is encoded by the coding sequence ATGAGCGTGACGCTGTCCCCCCTGCAGATCGACTGCGATTTCGATTCCGGCAACATCCAGGTGCTGGATGCCAGCAACCCGGCCAGGGTGCACCTGGCCATCCGCCCGGACACCCACAGCGGCCACTACCAGTGGTTCCACTTCAAGGTCAGCGGGCTGACGCCGGGCCAGGTCCATCGTTTCAGCCTCGACAATGCCTCCGGCTCCTCCTACAAGAACGCCTGGAGCGGCTACAACGCCGTGGCCTCCTACGACCAGCAGACCTGGTTCCGCGTCCCCAGCCAGTTCGACGGCACGGCGCTGTCCTTCGAGGTCAAGGCCGAACAGCCACACATCTGGTTCGCCTACTTCGAGCCCTACCCGCGCGCGCGCCACAACCAGCTGATCGAACGTGCACAGCAGCTGCCGGGGGTCGAGTTGCTAGCCAGTGGCCGCAGCGTACAGGGCCGCGACATTCCCCTGCTGCGTGCCGGTGACGGTGCCGCTGGCAAGCGCAAGCTGTGGCTGATTGCCCAGCAACACCCGGGCGAACACATGGCCGAGTGGTTCATGGAAGGCGTGATCGACCGCCTGCAGGCCAATGACGCCGTGATCCGGCAGTTGCTGGCCAAGGCCGACCTGTACCTGATTCCCAACATGAACCCCGACGGTGCCTTCCTCGGCCACCTGCGCACCAACTTCAAGGGCAAGGACCTCAACCGTGCCTGGCAGGACGCCAGCGTCGAGTTCAGCCCCGAGGTGTTCTTCGCTCAGGCGCAGATGAAGCAATACGGCGTGGATGCGTTCATCGACGTGCATGGGGACGAGGAGATTCCCCATGTGTTCACCGCAGCCTGCGAGGGCAACCCGGGCTACACGCCGCGGCTGGCCAAACTGGAGGAGCAGTTCCGCAGCACCCTGTGCAGCCTGACCCGCGACTTCCAGACCGTGCATGGCTACACCCGCGACGAGCCGGGGCAAGCCAACACGACGCTGGCCTGCAATGCGGTGGGGATGGCCCATGATTGCCTGTCACTGACGCTGGAAATGCCGTTCAAGGACCATGACGACGCGCCGGATGCCGTCACCGGCTGGTCGGGAGCGCGCTCGAAGGCACTGGCCGGGGCGGTACTGGAGACATTGGCGAGGATGGTGGGTGATTTGCGCTGA
- the dkgB gene encoding 2,5-didehydrogluconate reductase DkgB, which yields MSIPSFGLGTFRLTGQAVIDSVKSALELGYRVIDTAQIYQNEADVGQAIAESGVPRNELFITTKIWVENYAVAKLIPSLRDSLQKLRTDYVDLLLIHWPAPGNGVELPEYMTALAEAKKLGLTRQIGVSNFNIDLTRQAIEVVGKGEIATNQIELSPYLQNAKLTAFLKEQGITVTSYMTLAYGKVLKDPVLADIAAKHKATVAQVALAWALQLGYAVIPSSTKRENLASNLLARDLKLDADDMARIARLERNGREVSPDGLAPLWD from the coding sequence ATGAGCATTCCATCCTTCGGCCTCGGCACCTTCCGCCTCACCGGCCAGGCCGTCATCGATTCGGTCAAGTCGGCCCTGGAGCTGGGCTACCGGGTCATCGACACCGCACAGATCTACCAGAACGAAGCCGACGTCGGCCAGGCCATCGCCGAAAGCGGCGTACCGCGCAACGAGCTGTTCATCACCACCAAGATATGGGTCGAAAACTACGCCGTCGCCAAGCTGATCCCCAGCCTGCGCGACAGCCTGCAGAAACTTCGCACCGACTACGTCGACCTGCTGCTGATCCACTGGCCAGCCCCAGGCAACGGCGTTGAGCTGCCCGAATACATGACCGCCCTGGCCGAAGCCAAGAAGCTGGGTTTGACCCGCCAGATCGGTGTATCCAATTTCAACATCGACCTGACCCGCCAGGCCATCGAAGTGGTCGGCAAAGGCGAAATCGCCACCAACCAGATCGAACTCAGCCCGTACCTGCAGAACGCCAAGCTGACTGCGTTCCTCAAGGAGCAAGGCATCACCGTCACCTCATACATGACCCTGGCCTACGGCAAGGTGCTGAAAGACCCGGTACTGGCCGACATCGCCGCCAAGCACAAGGCCACCGTGGCCCAGGTTGCCCTGGCCTGGGCCCTGCAGCTGGGCTACGCGGTGATCCCGTCGTCGACCAAGCGCGAAAACCTGGCCAGCAACCTGCTCGCCCGTGACCTCAAGCTGGACGCCGATGACATGGCACGCATCGCCAGGCTCGAGCGCAATGGCCGCGAAGTCAGCCCTGACGGCCTGGCGCCACTCTGGGATTGA
- a CDS encoding MFS transporter: protein MTTSTASMAATTSADQPQGFLVSIVGAAAFAHLLNDLIQAVLPAIYPMLKSDFALSFAQIGWIALIYQVTASLLQPWVGLYTDKHPQPYLLPAGMLVTLVGIALLAFASSYEMLLVAAAVVGVGSATFHPEASRVARMASGGRFGTAQSTFQVGGNTGSALGPLLTAAIVIPHGQAAIAWFMLAAALAVFVLLRVTGWTVRHGQTRLKTFAGQQAPGLSHGAMWRAVAVIAVLMFAKFVYIASFTNYFTFYLIEHFGLSVQSSQLYLFVFLAAVALGTFAGGPVGDRIGRKAVIWVSFLGVAPFALALPYANLAWTAVLAVTIGLVMSSAFAALVVYAQEAVPGRVGMVSGVMFGLMFGISGIGAAGLGELADRHGIEWVYQVISFLPLLGLATALLPATRSHARPNRCC from the coding sequence ATGACGACCTCCACCGCCTCCATGGCCGCCACCACGTCTGCCGACCAACCCCAGGGTTTTCTGGTCAGCATCGTCGGCGCGGCCGCATTCGCCCACCTGCTCAACGACCTGATCCAGGCCGTGTTGCCGGCTATCTACCCTATGCTCAAGAGCGATTTCGCGCTGAGCTTTGCCCAGATCGGCTGGATCGCCCTGATCTACCAGGTGACCGCCTCCCTGCTGCAACCCTGGGTCGGCCTGTACACCGACAAGCACCCGCAACCCTACCTGCTGCCGGCTGGCATGCTGGTAACGCTGGTGGGCATCGCCCTGCTCGCCTTCGCCAGCAGCTATGAAATGCTGCTGGTAGCCGCAGCGGTGGTCGGCGTGGGCTCGGCGACCTTCCACCCCGAAGCCTCGCGAGTGGCCAGGATGGCCTCCGGCGGGCGCTTCGGCACCGCGCAATCGACCTTCCAGGTCGGTGGCAATACCGGCTCGGCCCTCGGCCCGCTGCTGACCGCTGCCATCGTCATTCCCCACGGCCAGGCGGCCATTGCCTGGTTCATGCTGGCAGCCGCGCTGGCGGTCTTCGTGCTGCTGCGGGTGACCGGCTGGACCGTGCGCCATGGCCAGACCCGGCTCAAGACCTTCGCCGGCCAACAGGCCCCGGGCCTGTCGCACGGTGCCATGTGGCGCGCAGTGGCGGTTATCGCCGTGCTGATGTTCGCCAAGTTCGTCTACATCGCCTCGTTTACCAACTACTTCACCTTCTACCTGATCGAGCATTTCGGCCTGAGCGTGCAGAGCAGCCAGTTGTACCTGTTCGTGTTCCTTGCGGCAGTGGCGCTGGGCACCTTCGCCGGTGGCCCGGTGGGTGACCGTATCGGGCGCAAGGCGGTGATCTGGGTCTCGTTCCTCGGCGTGGCGCCCTTCGCCCTCGCCCTGCCCTATGCCAACCTGGCCTGGACGGCGGTACTGGCGGTGACCATCGGCCTGGTGATGTCCTCGGCTTTCGCCGCCCTGGTGGTGTATGCCCAGGAAGCCGTGCCGGGCCGGGTCGGCATGGTGTCGGGGGTGATGTTCGGGTTGATGTTCGGGATCAGCGGCATCGGCGCCGCCGGGCTCGGCGAGCTGGCCGACCGGCATGGCATCGAGTGGGTTTACCAGGTTATCTCGTTCTTGCCGCTGCTGGGGCTGGCCACCGCGCTGCTGCCGGCGACCCGCTCGCATGCCCGCCCCAACCGCTGCTGCTAA
- a CDS encoding spore coat U domain-containing protein codes for MTACWRGLWAGLLLLPAASAWALCSSVATSPAAFGSLSSRQVLNTVQSTSTLNSGLQCSGSLLTLLSSDDHFYATILPASGGLVGPTGDVIPYTLYADNSTNYPLTRGQPYDFARNNIIDLLGLLGSSTPKTVPIYMRTQTGSNVAAGLYQETLTVAWSWNYCAGIGLGGLCVGRDINSGSQSLYVSLVVTNDCQISTPSISFASAPVVAGFGTVNQSLSVSCTKGSNYTVGLDDGQNAANGRRRMKSAANNYLAYDIFKSAGAVRWGSTGAARRASADADVNPGTGTGTGSQVFNYNAKVYTDQATPPAATYTDSVILDVQF; via the coding sequence ATGACGGCCTGCTGGCGCGGGTTGTGGGCGGGGTTGCTGTTACTGCCGGCAGCTTCGGCGTGGGCGCTGTGCTCGTCGGTTGCGACGTCGCCGGCAGCGTTCGGCAGCCTCAGCTCGAGACAGGTCCTGAATACGGTACAAAGCACCTCGACGCTGAACTCGGGGTTGCAGTGCAGTGGCTCGCTGCTCACCCTGCTCAGTAGCGATGATCACTTCTATGCCACCATCCTGCCCGCGTCGGGCGGGCTGGTCGGCCCGACGGGTGACGTGATCCCCTACACCCTGTATGCCGACAACAGCACCAACTATCCGCTGACCCGTGGTCAGCCCTACGACTTCGCCCGCAACAATATCATCGACCTGCTGGGGTTGCTCGGCAGCTCCACGCCCAAGACTGTGCCGATCTACATGCGTACCCAGACTGGCAGCAACGTCGCCGCAGGGCTGTACCAGGAGACCCTGACCGTGGCCTGGAGCTGGAACTACTGTGCGGGGATTGGCCTCGGCGGGCTTTGCGTGGGGCGTGACATCAACTCGGGTAGCCAGAGCTTGTACGTGAGCCTGGTGGTGACCAACGACTGCCAGATCTCCACACCCAGCATCAGCTTCGCCAGTGCGCCGGTGGTGGCAGGCTTCGGCACTGTGAACCAGAGCCTGAGTGTATCGTGCACCAAGGGCAGCAATTACACCGTGGGCCTGGATGACGGCCAGAACGCAGCCAATGGGCGACGGCGGATGAAGTCGGCGGCCAACAACTACCTGGCCTATGACATTTTCAAGAGCGCCGGGGCGGTGCGGTGGGGTTCGACAGGGGCTGCGCGACGGGCCAGTGCCGATGCCGATGTGAACCCCGGCACGGGTACCGGTACCGGTAGCCAGGTGTTCAACTACAACGCCAAGGTCTACACCGACCAGGCTACACCGCCGGCAGCGACCTATACCGACAGTGTGATTCTGGACGTACAGTTCTGA
- a CDS encoding fimbria/pilus outer membrane usher protein — MPRCGQGGPGNGRKPCGWWLTATTHRCCLGVALFGSGLALANDLPPPPTELSVIADATLYLELLVNQMPKAELVPVQQRAGQLYLDSEVLRGAGVSLPGNPQGEVALEAIAGLHADYDSQNQRLLLQVPPAWLPDQQLGERNLYPASDARSSFGALFNYDLYLNDTDDGGSYLAAWNELRLFDSWGTFSSTGQWRQSFEGAPADDTRQGFLRYDTTWRFTDEQRLLTYEAGDLVTGALPWTSSVRVGGVQLSRDFAVRPDLVTYPLPAFSGEAAVPTSLDLFINGYKSSTTELQPGPYTLTNVPFINGAGEAVVVTTDALGRQVSTTLPFYVTSSLLQQGLADYSVAAGSLRRDYGVRDFAYGPGVASASLRYGVSDVFTLETHAESAGSLMLGGLGGNMRLGNFGVLNAALAQSRFDGDKGHQVALGYQYNSQRVGFSYQRLQRYGDYADLTRVDSQDMQLSQRSEQVTLSLNLNEYGNIGAGYFDVRAGDDTRTRLINLSYSRPLWGNSSVYLSANREVGDSQWAVQAQLVIPFDLHGTLALGMERSQQGETLQRVNYSRATPVGGGVGYNLGYAAGSERDAYRQADVTWRLQSVQLQAGMYGSSGEMTRWADASGSLVWMDAGLFAANRIDDAFVVVSTGGYADVPVRYENQEVGRTDANGHLLVPYGSGYYRGKYEIDPMDLPPDILAPEVEQRVAVRRGSGYLLEFPLRRVLAASVELVDADRQVLKLGSRVTHAESGGQAVVGWDGLVYLENLAAHNRLQVELEGGGHCQVAFDLPEAQGSIPLIGPLVCK; from the coding sequence ATGCCGCGCTGCGGCCAGGGAGGACCTGGCAATGGTCGCAAACCATGTGGGTGGTGGCTGACGGCGACTACCCACCGCTGCTGCCTGGGGGTGGCCCTGTTCGGCTCTGGCCTGGCGCTGGCCAACGACCTGCCGCCACCGCCCACGGAGCTGTCGGTCATCGCCGACGCAACGCTGTACCTCGAACTGCTGGTGAACCAGATGCCCAAGGCTGAACTGGTACCGGTGCAGCAGCGCGCCGGGCAGTTGTACCTGGACAGCGAGGTGCTGCGCGGGGCTGGTGTCTCGCTGCCGGGCAACCCCCAGGGCGAGGTGGCGCTGGAGGCCATCGCGGGGTTGCACGCCGACTACGACAGCCAGAACCAGCGCCTGCTGCTGCAAGTGCCCCCGGCCTGGCTGCCCGATCAACAGCTGGGCGAGCGCAATCTGTACCCGGCCAGCGATGCGCGCAGCAGTTTCGGCGCGTTGTTCAACTACGACCTGTACCTCAACGACACCGATGACGGCGGCAGCTATCTGGCGGCCTGGAACGAACTGCGGCTGTTCGACAGCTGGGGTACGTTCTCCAGCACCGGTCAGTGGCGCCAGTCGTTCGAGGGGGCGCCGGCCGACGACACGCGCCAGGGCTTCTTGCGTTACGACACCACCTGGCGCTTCACCGACGAGCAGCGCCTGCTGACCTACGAAGCCGGTGACCTGGTCACCGGCGCCTTGCCCTGGACCAGCTCGGTGCGGGTCGGCGGCGTGCAGTTATCGCGCGATTTCGCCGTGCGCCCCGATCTGGTCACCTACCCGTTACCGGCGTTCTCTGGTGAAGCAGCGGTACCGACCTCGCTGGACCTGTTCATCAATGGCTACAAGTCCAGCACCACCGAGTTGCAGCCGGGCCCTTATACATTGACCAACGTGCCGTTCATCAACGGCGCCGGGGAAGCAGTGGTGGTTACCACCGATGCCCTTGGCCGGCAGGTGTCGACCACCTTGCCGTTCTACGTCACCAGCAGCCTGCTGCAGCAGGGCCTGGCGGATTATTCGGTAGCGGCCGGCAGCCTGCGCCGTGACTACGGCGTGCGCGATTTTGCCTACGGCCCCGGGGTTGCTTCGGCAAGCCTGCGCTACGGGGTCAGCGACGTGTTCACCCTGGAGACCCATGCCGAAAGCGCTGGCTCGCTGATGCTGGGCGGCCTGGGCGGCAACATGCGGCTGGGCAACTTCGGCGTGCTCAACGCGGCCCTGGCGCAGAGCCGATTCGATGGCGACAAGGGCCACCAGGTCGCCCTCGGCTACCAGTACAACAGCCAGCGCGTCGGCTTCAGCTATCAGCGCCTGCAACGCTACGGCGACTACGCCGACCTGACCCGGGTCGATAGCCAGGACATGCAGCTGAGCCAGCGCAGCGAACAGGTCACGTTGAGCCTGAACCTGAACGAGTACGGCAACATCGGCGCCGGCTATTTCGACGTGCGCGCCGGTGACGACACACGTACCCGGCTGATCAACCTGAGTTACAGCAGGCCGCTGTGGGGCAACAGCAGCGTGTACCTGTCGGCCAACCGTGAAGTGGGGGACAGCCAGTGGGCGGTGCAGGCGCAACTGGTGATCCCGTTCGACCTGCACGGCACCCTGGCCCTGGGCATGGAGCGTAGCCAGCAAGGCGAAACACTACAGCGGGTCAACTACAGCCGTGCCACGCCGGTGGGCGGTGGTGTCGGCTACAACCTGGGCTACGCCGCCGGTAGCGAGCGCGACGCCTACCGCCAGGCCGATGTCACCTGGCGCCTGCAGTCGGTGCAGTTGCAGGCTGGTATGTATGGCAGCAGTGGCGAGATGACCCGCTGGGCCGACGCCAGTGGCTCGCTGGTGTGGATGGATGCCGGGCTGTTCGCGGCCAACCGTATCGATGATGCCTTCGTGGTGGTCAGCACCGGGGGCTACGCCGATGTGCCGGTGCGCTATGAAAACCAGGAGGTCGGCCGCACCGATGCCAACGGTCACCTGCTGGTGCCGTACGGCAGCGGTTACTACCGCGGCAAGTACGAGATCGACCCCATGGACCTGCCACCGGACATCCTCGCGCCGGAAGTGGAACAGCGGGTGGCGGTGCGTCGGGGCAGCGGCTACCTGCTGGAATTCCCGCTCAGGCGTGTGCTGGCGGCCAGCGTCGAACTGGTCGACGCTGACCGGCAGGTGCTCAAGCTGGGCAGCCGCGTCACCCATGCTGAAAGTGGCGGCCAGGCGGTGGTCGGTTGGGATGGCCTGGTGTATCTGGAGAACCTGGCGGCGCATAACCGCCTGCAGGTGGAGCTGGAAGGGGGCGGGCATTGCCAGGTGGCGTTCGACCTGCCCGAAGCGCAAGGCTCGATCCCCTTGATCGGCCCGTTGGTGTGCAAATGA
- a CDS encoding TIGR03571 family LLM class oxidoreductase, whose amino-acid sequence MTTPLERLTAGGFSIGLEAPLDHDWTPAGDQARRRDGRQFGEPDLARHAELAQLADRLGYRALWVRDVPLYDPSFGDAAQVFEVFAYLGYLAGITRDILLGTAAVVLPIREPLLTLKSANSVQRLSGNRLLLGVASGDRPVEYPLFGRDFEGRGNTFRQQVALLRDGANGHLPEGLAVLPGTVSPLPLLVAGLAQQSPAWIGSNLDGCLAYPGTPEDHRHRVAAWRAVAGDKPYSSFIHLDLADNPDEPLQRWRFGFRGGRKALAAELAALRAAGVDHIGLHLRRNVRPLDETLREIAEYVLPQFHETKAQLTEAAP is encoded by the coding sequence ATGACCACGCCCCTTGAACGCTTGACCGCTGGCGGCTTCAGTATCGGCCTGGAAGCGCCGCTGGACCATGACTGGACGCCCGCCGGCGATCAGGCGCGGCGCCGCGACGGCCGCCAGTTCGGCGAGCCGGACCTGGCCCGCCACGCAGAACTGGCACAACTGGCCGACCGCCTGGGCTACCGCGCGCTGTGGGTCCGCGATGTGCCGCTGTACGACCCGTCGTTCGGCGACGCCGCCCAGGTGTTCGAGGTGTTTGCCTACCTCGGCTACCTGGCCGGGATAACCCGCGACATCCTGCTCGGCACGGCTGCCGTGGTGCTGCCGATTCGCGAACCACTGCTGACCCTGAAGTCGGCCAACAGCGTGCAGCGCCTCAGCGGCAATCGCCTGCTGCTGGGCGTGGCCAGTGGTGACCGGCCGGTGGAATACCCGCTGTTCGGTCGGGATTTCGAGGGGCGCGGCAACACATTCCGCCAACAGGTCGCGCTGCTGCGTGATGGTGCCAATGGCCACCTGCCCGAAGGGTTGGCCGTATTACCTGGCACCGTCTCGCCGCTACCGTTGCTGGTAGCCGGCCTGGCTCAGCAGAGCCCGGCATGGATCGGCAGCAACCTGGACGGCTGCCTGGCCTACCCCGGCACACCGGAGGACCACCGACACCGGGTCGCCGCCTGGCGTGCGGTGGCGGGCGACAAACCCTACAGCAGCTTTATCCACCTGGACCTGGCGGACAACCCCGACGAACCGCTGCAACGCTGGCGCTTCGGTTTCCGCGGCGGCCGCAAGGCGCTGGCGGCCGAGCTGGCCGCCCTGCGCGCGGCGGGCGTCGACCATATCGGCCTGCATCTGCGGCGTAACGTGCGGCCGCTGGACGAAACCCTGCGCGAAATCGCTGAATACGTATTGCCACAATTCCATGAGACAAAAGCCCAACTGACGGAGGCCGCCCCATGA
- a CDS encoding MFS transporter: protein MTGACTTKAGRVLFALAIGAFGIGTTEFTPMGLLPVIAQGVDVSIPSAGMLITAYAMGVMVGAPIMTLLFSRFGKRAALMALMAIFTLGNLLSSLSPDYYTLLASRLVTSLNHGAFFGLGAVVAASVVPREKQASAVATMFMGLTIANIGGVPAATWIGQQVGWRMAFAGTALLGLLAMAALWYALPKGERGSLPHVRKELAVIARPSVLLAMATTVLGAGAMFTLYTYVAPVLAELTGASDSFVTLGLVLIGVGFTLGNSLGGRLADWSLEGAARIFLAALAVIMLLMPLVLGSHIGAAIALLVWGMFTFAVVPPLQMRVMIAAIEAPGLASSINVGAFNLGNAVGAALGGAVISLDLGYAAVPMAGGMLAAAGLLLVWLGGRSKAAGKSAADMA, encoded by the coding sequence ATGACAGGAGCATGCACAACGAAAGCCGGGCGCGTCCTGTTTGCACTGGCCATCGGTGCCTTCGGCATCGGCACCACCGAGTTCACTCCGATGGGCCTGCTGCCGGTGATCGCCCAAGGTGTCGACGTCAGCATCCCCAGCGCCGGCATGCTGATTACCGCCTACGCCATGGGTGTGATGGTCGGCGCGCCGATCATGACTCTGCTGTTCAGCCGTTTCGGCAAGCGCGCCGCACTGATGGCGCTGATGGCCATCTTCACCCTCGGTAACCTGCTGTCGTCGCTGTCGCCGGACTACTACACCCTGCTTGCCTCGCGCCTGGTCACCAGCCTCAACCACGGCGCATTCTTCGGCCTTGGCGCGGTGGTGGCCGCCAGCGTGGTGCCCAGGGAGAAACAGGCCAGCGCCGTGGCCACCATGTTCATGGGCCTGACCATCGCCAACATCGGCGGCGTGCCGGCCGCCACCTGGATCGGCCAGCAGGTCGGCTGGCGCATGGCCTTTGCCGGCACCGCGTTGCTGGGCCTGTTGGCCATGGCGGCACTGTGGTATGCCCTGCCCAAGGGTGAACGCGGCAGCCTGCCGCACGTGCGCAAGGAACTGGCGGTCATCGCCCGCCCCAGCGTGCTGCTGGCAATGGCCACCACCGTGCTCGGTGCCGGTGCCATGTTCACCTTGTACACCTACGTGGCACCGGTACTGGCCGAACTGACAGGCGCCTCTGACAGCTTCGTCACCCTCGGCCTGGTACTGATTGGTGTGGGCTTCACCCTGGGCAACAGCCTGGGTGGCCGCCTGGCCGACTGGTCGCTGGAAGGTGCAGCGCGGATCTTCCTCGCGGCTCTGGCGGTGATCATGCTGCTGATGCCGCTGGTGCTGGGCAGCCATATCGGCGCCGCCATCGCCTTGCTGGTATGGGGCATGTTCACCTTCGCCGTGGTACCGCCGCTGCAGATGCGGGTGATGATCGCCGCCATCGAAGCACCGGGGCTGGCGTCGTCTATCAACGTCGGCGCGTTCAACCTGGGCAATGCCGTGGGCGCGGCGCTGGGAGGTGCGGTGATCAGCCTGGATCTGGGCTATGCGGCAGTGCCGATGGCAGGTGGCATGCTGGCGGCTGCCGGGCTGCTGCTGGTGTGGCTGGGCGGGCGTAGCAAGGCTGCCGGGAAATCCGCAGCCGATATGGCCTGA